The Methylobacterium currus genome contains a region encoding:
- a CDS encoding cytochrome c oxidase subunit I, with product MVDTPIGAAGPFPGSEPDEAELYHPHSWLTRYVFSQDAKVIAIQYSGTALAIGFVALVLSWLIRLQLGFPGLFPFLGPAEYYQIITMHGMIMVVYLLTAVFLGGFGNYLIPLMIGARDMVFPYVNMLSYWIYLLAVLVLVASFFAPGGPTGAGWTLYPPQAILSGTPGQEWGIVLMLASLILFIIGFTMGGVNYVVTVLQARAPGMTMMRMPLTIWGIFTATVLALLAFPALFVGAVMMLLDRLLGTSFFMPMIIEAGQRLHYGGGTPILFQHLFWFFGHPEVYIVALPAFGIVSDLISTHARKNIFGYRMMVWAIIAIGGLSFVVWAHHMYVSGMNPYFGFFFATTTLVIAVPTAIKVYNWVLTLWRGDIHLTVPMLFAIAFIVTFLNGGLTGLFLGNVVVDVPLSDTLFVVAHFHMVMGVAPILVIFGGIYHWYPKVTGRMLDERLGLLHFWVTFLGAYLIFFPMHYLGLLGVPRRYFEITGLGFIPASAASLNAFISVVAFVVGAVQVVFVANLIRSLRHGVPAGGNPWHATTLEWQTPDTPPRHGNWGARLPVVYRWPYDYSVPGAAEDFVPQNQPVHAAGAAP from the coding sequence ATGGTCGATACGCCGATCGGGGCCGCCGGCCCCTTCCCCGGTTCGGAGCCGGACGAGGCCGAGCTCTACCATCCGCATAGCTGGCTGACCCGCTACGTCTTCAGCCAGGATGCCAAGGTCATCGCCATCCAGTACTCCGGCACCGCGCTGGCGATCGGCTTCGTCGCGCTCGTCCTGTCCTGGCTGATCCGGCTCCAGCTCGGATTTCCGGGCCTATTTCCGTTCCTCGGACCGGCCGAATACTATCAGATCATCACCATGCACGGGATGATCATGGTGGTTTACCTCCTCACCGCCGTGTTCCTCGGCGGCTTCGGCAATTACCTCATCCCGCTGATGATCGGCGCGCGGGACATGGTGTTTCCCTACGTGAACATGCTGAGCTACTGGATCTATCTGCTCGCCGTGCTGGTGCTGGTGGCGAGCTTCTTCGCGCCGGGCGGGCCGACCGGGGCCGGCTGGACCCTCTATCCGCCGCAGGCCATCCTCTCGGGCACCCCGGGCCAGGAATGGGGCATCGTGCTGATGCTCGCCTCGCTCATCCTGTTCATCATCGGCTTCACCATGGGGGGCGTGAACTACGTGGTGACCGTGCTGCAGGCGCGCGCGCCCGGCATGACGATGATGCGCATGCCCCTGACGATCTGGGGCATCTTCACTGCGACGGTCCTGGCGCTGCTCGCCTTTCCGGCGCTGTTCGTCGGGGCCGTCATGATGCTCCTCGATCGGCTGCTCGGCACGAGCTTCTTCATGCCGATGATCATCGAGGCCGGCCAGCGCCTGCACTACGGCGGCGGCACGCCAATCCTGTTCCAGCACCTGTTCTGGTTCTTCGGCCATCCGGAGGTCTACATCGTCGCGCTTCCCGCGTTCGGCATCGTCTCCGATCTGATCAGCACCCATGCGCGCAAGAACATATTTGGGTATCGCATGATGGTTTGGGCCATCATCGCCATCGGCGGGCTCAGCTTCGTGGTTTGGGCACACCATATGTACGTGAGCGGGATGAACCCGTACTTTGGGTTCTTCTTCGCGACCACGACCTTGGTCATCGCAGTGCCGACCGCTATCAAGGTCTACAACTGGGTGTTGACGCTCTGGCGCGGGGACATCCACCTGACGGTCCCGATGCTGTTCGCGATCGCCTTCATCGTCACCTTCCTGAACGGCGGCCTGACCGGCCTCTTCCTCGGCAACGTGGTGGTCGACGTGCCGTTGTCGGACACGCTGTTCGTCGTCGCCCATTTCCACATGGTCATGGGGGTCGCCCCGATCCTCGTGATCTTCGGCGGGATCTATCACTGGTACCCCAAGGTGACCGGCCGGATGCTCGACGAGCGGCTCGGCCTGTTGCACTTCTGGGTGACGTTCCTGGGCGCCTACCTGATCTTCTTTCCGATGCACTATCTCGGACTGCTCGGCGTTCCGCGGCGGTACTTCGAGATCACGGGGCTCGGCTTCATCCCGGCATCGGCCGCGTCCCTCAATGCCTTCATCAGCGTGGTGGCCTTCGTGGTCGGCGCGGTCCAAGTGGTGTTCGTGGCGAACCTGATCCGCAGCCTCCGCCACGGCGTGCCGGCCGGCGGCAATCCGTGGCACGCCACCACTCTGGAATGGCAAACGCCCGACACGCCGCCGCGGCACGGCAACTGGGGCGCCCGCCTGCCGGTCGTCTATCGCTGGCCCTACGATTACAGCGTGCCGGGGGCGGCGGAGGACTTCGTGCCCCAGAACCAGCCCGTCCACGCCGCGGGGGCTGCGCCGTGA
- a CDS encoding cytochrome c oxidase subunit II encodes MALVLVLIALGSIAFHVLSPWWWTPIASNWGYIDTTLIITFWITGAVFTILVLFVAYCVARFRHRPGQKASYEPESRRLEGWLTAITAIGVAAMLAPGLAVWAQFVRVPADAAEVEIVAQQWRWSYRLPGADGRLGAAATEFVSDENPLGLDPHDPAGKDDVIVDGDDLHLPLARPVKVLLRSFDVVHDFYVPEFRAKMDIIPGMVTYFWFTPTRTGTFEAICNEVCGTNHYAMRGRVVVEPEPQYRSWLDQQKTFSNFAARPERAPRDAALRRVADDR; translated from the coding sequence ATGGCGCTCGTCCTCGTGCTGATCGCTCTCGGCTCGATCGCCTTCCATGTCCTGAGCCCGTGGTGGTGGACCCCGATCGCGTCGAACTGGGGCTACATCGACACGACGCTGATCATCACGTTCTGGATCACCGGCGCAGTCTTCACGATCCTGGTGCTGTTCGTCGCCTACTGCGTCGCTCGCTTCCGGCACCGGCCTGGGCAGAAGGCCTCCTACGAGCCGGAGAGCCGGCGGCTGGAGGGCTGGCTTACGGCGATCACCGCAATCGGCGTCGCCGCGATGCTGGCCCCGGGCCTCGCCGTCTGGGCGCAGTTCGTACGGGTTCCGGCCGATGCCGCGGAGGTCGAAATCGTCGCCCAGCAATGGCGCTGGAGCTACCGCCTGCCGGGCGCCGACGGGCGCCTCGGGGCCGCCGCAACCGAATTCGTCAGCGACGAGAACCCGCTCGGTCTCGATCCGCACGACCCGGCCGGCAAGGACGACGTCATCGTCGACGGCGACGACCTGCACCTGCCCCTCGCGCGGCCCGTGAAGGTCCTGCTGCGCTCGTTCGACGTGGTGCACGACTTCTACGTTCCCGAGTTCCGGGCCAAGATGGACATCATCCCCGGGATGGTGACCTACTTCTGGTTCACGCCGACCCGGACCGGCACCTTCGAGGCGATCTGCAACGAGGTGTGCGGCACCAACCACTACGCGATGCGGGGCCGCGTCGTCGTCGAGCCGGAGCCCCAGTATCGATCCTGGCTCGACCAGCAGAAGACGTTCTCGAACTTCGCCGCCCGCCCTGAGCGGGCGCCCCGCGACGCTGCCCTTCGTCGCGTCGCCGATGACCGCTGA